The Candidatus Acidiferrales bacterium genome includes a region encoding these proteins:
- a CDS encoding methyltransferase domain-containing protein, whose product MKGDATQDTLIRSYDNAIENPRGKIKKLFYSVIPRHILRNVPFELRLTWLKISKKNVRKRFANSKDLLVNLGCGPQGRPGWINVDAVPGANVNCVYDCRKSLPFQDGSARGIFAEHFFEHLDYQDEVPHFLAECRRVLQPGGVIRIIVPDAGAYLRAYCRGDWDELQKMRVLGENHSEAGMGFAYNTRMELINFVFRQWGQHKFAYDFETLSFILKKHGFSSVQEQKFGGSILPDICIDSPERKHESLYVDAVK is encoded by the coding sequence ATGAAAGGCGATGCGACCCAAGATACACTTATCAGATCTTACGACAACGCTATAGAAAACCCTCGGGGAAAAATAAAGAAGCTTTTCTATTCCGTCATCCCTCGGCATATTCTTCGAAACGTACCATTCGAACTGCGTCTGACATGGCTGAAAATATCAAAGAAGAATGTCAGGAAGCGTTTCGCTAACTCAAAGGATCTGCTTGTCAATTTGGGTTGCGGGCCACAAGGAAGACCTGGGTGGATCAACGTGGATGCTGTTCCCGGCGCGAATGTCAACTGTGTTTACGACTGCCGAAAAAGCCTTCCATTTCAGGATGGTTCAGCGAGAGGAATATTCGCTGAACATTTTTTTGAGCACCTGGACTATCAGGACGAAGTCCCTCATTTCCTTGCCGAATGTCGCAGGGTGCTACAACCAGGAGGAGTAATACGAATTATCGTTCCTGACGCGGGCGCGTACTTGCGGGCATATTGTCGGGGTGACTGGGATGAGCTTCAAAAGATGAGAGTGTTAGGCGAAAACCATTCCGAAGCCGGAATGGGATTCGCGTATAATACCCGTATGGAATTAATTAACTTCGTCTTTCGTCAATGGGGTCAACACAAGTTTGCCTACGACTTCGAGACGCTCTCATTCATCTTGAAGAAACATGGCTTCTCAAGTGTACAGGAACAGAAATTTGGCGGATCAATTCTTCCGGACATTTGCATCGATTCGCCGGAGCGAAAACACGAGAGCCTCTATGTTGATGCAGTAAAATAG
- a CDS encoding methyltransferase domain-containing protein, producing the protein MKIQNIILHPSKVISYLAWRINCLFLTRVTLNGEIYHKYRGELYPDYLNHGNARSSITDLALKWCVGKGIDVGADEWPLPGAIPIQNDPKQNAYKLDFLDDGSLDYVFSSHCLEHLENWQDALRLWIRKLKLGGILFLYLPHKSMRLWNPRGPWVSSMHKWKPSIEVLLPFLKSNHIEVINYNSGRDAYWSFHIIGKRKPA; encoded by the coding sequence ATGAAAATTCAGAACATAATTCTTCACCCTTCAAAGGTGATCTCTTACCTTGCCTGGAGAATCAATTGCCTTTTCCTCACCAGAGTCACTCTCAATGGAGAAATTTATCATAAGTACCGTGGTGAATTGTATCCGGATTACTTGAATCATGGAAATGCTAGATCGTCAATTACCGACCTTGCATTGAAATGGTGTGTGGGAAAAGGCATAGACGTTGGAGCTGACGAGTGGCCCCTGCCGGGCGCGATTCCGATCCAGAATGATCCCAAACAAAACGCATACAAACTCGATTTTCTCGACGACGGATCACTCGATTATGTTTTCAGTTCTCATTGCCTTGAGCATCTCGAGAATTGGCAAGATGCTCTTCGTCTGTGGATTCGGAAACTTAAGCTAGGTGGTATTCTCTTTCTATATCTTCCTCACAAATCGATGAGGCTATGGAATCCTCGCGGACCATGGGTCTCTTCCATGCACAAGTGGAAACCGAGTATCGAAGTCCTGTTACCATTCTTGAAGAGCAATCACATCGAAGTTATCAATTATAATTCTGGTAGAGACGCATACTGGAGCTTTCACATCATTGGCAAGCGAAAGCCTGCTTAA
- a CDS encoding sigma-70 family RNA polymerase sigma factor codes for MKEEERHRRAEEDAALVKRAIGGDQTAIKHLMRRYRNPVAQIVYKLVRDRSQLEDLTQEVFIKAFQHLGDFDYQHQFASWLFKITNNHCIDYIRRKKLSVYSIDDHVKTEDGEIGYEIPDSTYEPDLNLLREQKSRLIHQAIDSLPRKYREVIVLRHQEELSYEEIAKRTGLPVNTIKVQLFRAREMMYKSLRDKIKHY; via the coding sequence ATGAAGGAAGAAGAACGTCATCGGAGGGCTGAAGAAGACGCCGCTCTCGTGAAACGCGCCATCGGAGGCGATCAAACCGCGATAAAGCACCTTATGAGAAGGTACAGAAATCCGGTTGCACAGATCGTCTATAAACTGGTCAGGGACCGCAGCCAGCTCGAAGATCTCACGCAGGAAGTTTTCATCAAAGCGTTTCAGCATCTCGGCGACTTCGATTATCAGCATCAGTTCGCATCATGGCTGTTTAAGATAACAAACAACCACTGCATCGATTACATCAGGAGAAAAAAGTTAAGCGTTTATTCCATCGACGACCACGTCAAGACCGAAGACGGCGAGATCGGATATGAAATCCCCGATTCCACCTATGAACCCGACCTGAATCTGCTGCGAGAGCAGAAGTCCAGGCTCATCCACCAGGCGATAGATTCGCTTCCCCGAAAATACCGAGAGGTGATTGTTTTGAGACATCAGGAGGAGTTGAGCTACGAAGAAATCGCAAAAAGGACAGGACTCCCCGTAAATACGATAAAAGTTCAGCTATTTCGCGCTCGAGAGATGATGTATAAGTCTCTAAGGGACAAAATCAAGCATTATTGA
- a CDS encoding flippase: protein MPSQAKKITFDTAAIFAAKVISLILGLIRLKYIAIYLGVETFGIYTFATYFVAMFSIFFDMGLGQILTRDIAADKSKTSEYVSGALHLKLLLFGGTSIIIAGATYFSHFDRLTNWAVIFSIFITGATSLITVFTGAFQAHRMMKLISVVTIATDFSTSVAVILLLILGYGLFGLMVGSALVTFLILALTVYLSKKYLNAVILGPSRKLWRYLLREGYPVAIGSLGIVLYFYVTTALLKYMGGNAVAGYYNAALKLIMILTVIPMSFTQVIYPFFAELHNSDKEKLESVLNISVRYMFIVSIPLAVGTILTAKKLIVAIYTVAFLPTIPALQMLIISTMISYGNYILFTFFPAINKQRFAMHVTIPTGIAVAMTNYLLIPKFGLFVPALSLVMVEALLFSASFLYLRRLHYTLYLSKVFLKPALSCIPMAIVLYFTMGTSVLLQIPIAVAVYATTFYLMKGITEEDKPILTKVLPSPLKEIIVNVR, encoded by the coding sequence GTGCCATCACAAGCAAAAAAAATAACGTTCGATACGGCGGCTATTTTCGCTGCAAAGGTAATCAGCCTGATCCTTGGGCTCATTCGACTGAAGTACATCGCAATTTATTTGGGAGTAGAGACCTTCGGAATTTATACGTTTGCCACTTATTTTGTCGCGATGTTCTCGATTTTCTTCGACATGGGATTAGGACAGATATTGACACGAGACATTGCAGCAGATAAGAGTAAGACATCCGAGTACGTTTCGGGCGCGCTCCATTTGAAACTTCTGTTATTCGGGGGCACCTCGATAATAATCGCTGGTGCAACATACTTTTCGCACTTCGATCGACTCACAAACTGGGCAGTAATTTTCAGCATTTTCATCACCGGAGCAACGTCGCTGATCACCGTCTTCACCGGGGCATTTCAGGCGCACAGGATGATGAAACTCATTTCGGTGGTCACGATTGCGACAGATTTTTCTACGTCGGTCGCGGTAATTCTGCTATTGATTTTGGGTTATGGATTGTTCGGACTGATGGTTGGCAGCGCACTCGTCACTTTCTTGATACTCGCGCTCACCGTATACCTCTCGAAAAAGTACCTTAACGCGGTCATCCTTGGCCCTTCACGGAAATTATGGAGATATTTGTTGCGGGAAGGATATCCGGTTGCAATAGGTTCATTAGGGATCGTACTGTATTTTTATGTGACCACTGCGCTGTTAAAATATATGGGTGGAAATGCTGTTGCAGGGTATTACAACGCAGCCCTCAAGTTAATAATGATATTAACCGTGATCCCCATGAGTTTTACCCAGGTGATTTACCCATTCTTTGCCGAACTGCACAATTCAGACAAAGAAAAACTTGAATCGGTGCTGAATATTTCCGTTAGATATATGTTCATAGTCTCAATCCCCTTGGCAGTTGGGACGATCCTGACGGCAAAGAAATTGATCGTGGCGATATATACGGTGGCGTTTCTCCCAACTATCCCTGCATTACAGATGCTTATCATATCGACCATGATCAGCTATGGCAACTATATACTATTCACTTTTTTCCCTGCAATAAACAAGCAGCGATTTGCGATGCACGTCACCATCCCGACAGGAATTGCCGTTGCCATGACGAATTATCTTTTGATTCCCAAGTTTGGACTGTTTGTGCCAGCCCTGTCATTGGTCATGGTGGAAGCTTTGCTGTTTTCCGCTTCTTTTCTTTACCTGAGAAGACTCCACTATACACTCTATTTATCGAAGGTCTTTCTGAAACCAGCCTTGTCATGCATACCGATGGCAATAGTCTTATATTTCACAATGGGTACGTCTGTGTTACTTCAGATACCGATCGCTGTAGCAGTTTATGCCACAACATTCTATCTGATGAAAGGAATAACGGAAGAGGACAAACCCATTCTCACAAAAGTTCTACCGTCACCACTGAAAGAAATAATAGTTAACGTGAGGTAG
- the rsmI gene encoding 16S rRNA (cytidine(1402)-2'-O)-methyltransferase has translation MSDRTSATGKLFVVATPIGNLSDITVRAIETLKLVDLIAAEDTRTSSVLLKHYGISRPMVSFHSHSGSGRSGEIVRKILSGANVALITDAGTPGISDPGHALVRDAIESGVEVVPVPGASAFMTALSASGLRTDRFVFEGFLPSKKGRQTKLRSLSAESRTIIFYESPHRIEKTVNELQTFLGDRKCVVGRELTKIHESFYRGTLSQILKLIGESERRGEFVVIVEGAGN, from the coding sequence GTGTCCGATCGAACGAGTGCGACCGGCAAACTTTTTGTCGTTGCTACACCCATCGGGAATCTTTCTGACATAACCGTCCGCGCGATTGAAACACTGAAATTGGTCGATTTAATTGCGGCTGAAGATACTCGGACAAGTTCCGTACTTCTGAAACACTATGGAATCTCGCGACCGATGGTGAGTTTTCATAGCCACAGCGGCTCCGGTCGCAGCGGTGAGATCGTAAGGAAAATATTAAGCGGAGCAAACGTAGCTCTGATTACCGATGCCGGTACGCCAGGAATTTCAGATCCGGGACACGCGTTAGTGCGCGACGCGATCGAATCCGGAGTGGAAGTTGTGCCGGTACCAGGTGCTTCCGCATTTATGACGGCACTGTCGGCGAGCGGATTGAGGACGGACCGTTTTGTCTTCGAAGGTTTTCTTCCGTCTAAGAAAGGGAGACAGACAAAATTGCGTTCGCTGTCCGCGGAGAGTCGCACGATTATTTTCTACGAGTCTCCGCACAGAATTGAAAAGACAGTCAACGAATTACAGACGTTCCTCGGCGATAGAAAATGTGTTGTTGGAAGAGAGCTCACAAAAATTCACGAGAGTTTCTATCGCGGCACACTTTCTCAGATCTTGAAATTGATCGGCGAATCCGAGAGGAGAGGCGAGTTTGTAGTCATCGTGGAAGGCGCCGGGAATTGA
- a CDS encoding inositol-3-phosphate synthase, with protein sequence MSTSNSKKKIVKPAGRLTVFLPGVGAVATTFMAGVELIRKGLNQPIGSLAQMGTIRLGKRTEGRSPLIKDFVSLAGLKDLKFAGWDISGGTAFDAAKKAGVLTEEDVGRTKDFLQKIDLMPAVFEKNYVKRLHPKIVKEAKSKMDLAEMLREDIRKTMRRHGSTRGVMVWCGSTEIFIEEGKVHQTISAFEKGLAKNDPEIAPSMIYAYAALKEGIPFANGAPNLTVDMPAMVELAKIQNVPIAGKDFKTGQTLLKTVLAPMLKARALGLNGWFSTNILGNQDGEVLDEPGSFKTKEVSKLSALEYILQPRLYPQLYSDFYHKVRINFYPPRGDNKESWDNIDIFGWLGYPMQIKVNFLCRDSILAAPILLDLVLFMDLAQRAELSGIQEWLSFYFKSPMCAPEIYPEHDLFIQLTKLKNFLRYLMGEELITHLGVEYYEESRGRKK encoded by the coding sequence ATGTCTACAAGCAATTCAAAGAAGAAAATCGTTAAGCCGGCCGGCCGGCTCACCGTCTTCTTGCCGGGCGTCGGTGCCGTGGCAACTACTTTCATGGCGGGTGTAGAATTGATCAGAAAAGGCTTGAACCAGCCGATCGGCTCGCTCGCACAAATGGGCACGATTCGTCTCGGGAAAAGGACAGAAGGTCGGAGCCCGCTGATAAAAGATTTCGTTTCGCTCGCCGGTTTGAAAGATTTGAAGTTTGCCGGCTGGGACATATCTGGTGGTACGGCATTCGATGCGGCGAAAAAAGCGGGAGTACTTACAGAGGAAGACGTCGGCCGGACAAAAGATTTCCTGCAGAAGATTGATTTAATGCCGGCCGTTTTTGAGAAGAACTATGTCAAGCGTCTCCATCCTAAAATTGTGAAAGAAGCGAAATCTAAGATGGACCTTGCAGAGATGCTGAGAGAAGACATACGAAAGACGATGAGACGACACGGCTCCACGAGAGGAGTGATGGTCTGGTGCGGAAGCACGGAAATTTTCATAGAAGAGGGGAAGGTGCATCAGACGATATCGGCTTTTGAGAAAGGTTTGGCGAAGAATGATCCAGAAATTGCACCGAGTATGATTTACGCGTACGCAGCGTTGAAGGAAGGAATCCCTTTTGCGAACGGTGCTCCCAATCTGACGGTCGACATGCCGGCCATGGTCGAGCTTGCTAAGATTCAAAATGTGCCGATTGCGGGAAAGGACTTCAAGACCGGTCAAACATTGTTGAAGACCGTTCTTGCTCCGATGTTGAAGGCCCGAGCACTCGGCCTGAACGGATGGTTCTCCACTAATATTTTGGGAAATCAGGACGGCGAAGTTCTCGACGAGCCCGGCTCATTCAAGACGAAAGAGGTGAGCAAGCTTTCCGCACTCGAATACATTCTGCAGCCCCGTCTTTATCCGCAGCTTTACTCTGATTTTTATCATAAGGTCAGGATAAATTTCTATCCGCCGCGCGGCGATAACAAAGAGAGCTGGGACAACATCGATATTTTCGGATGGCTTGGATACCCGATGCAGATCAAGGTTAATTTTCTTTGCCGTGATTCGATCCTCGCCGCGCCAATTTTGCTCGACCTTGTTCTTTTCATGGACCTTGCGCAGCGGGCAGAGCTTTCCGGTATTCAAGAATGGCTGTCGTTTTATTTCAAGAGCCCGATGTGCGCGCCGGAGATTTATCCCGAGCATGATTTGTTTATCCAGTTAACGAAGCTCAAAAATTTTCTTCGGTATTTGATGGGAGAGGAATTGATAACACATCTCGGCGTGGAGTATTACGAGGAGAGCAGGGGCCGCAAGAAGTAG
- a CDS encoding NAD+ synthase produces the protein METQVKDLRINSKLVKELLVRFIKDETEKVGFKKLVVGLSGGVDSALSAALASEAIGKENLLCVILPHKSSSRESVEDAKLLADEFCLRTEIVDITSSADALIRREPGMANVRLGNILARIRMIVLYDISARDNALVLGTSNKTELLLGYGTLFGDMAHAINPIGDLYKTQVWQLAKYVGVPEKIVKKKPTADLWAGQTDEGELGYTYQDIDKVLYLLVDQKMRADEVIEAGHPPKMVTDLQKRIMLSQFKRRPPIIAKVGHRTINVDFRYLRDWGA, from the coding sequence ATGGAAACCCAGGTCAAGGACCTAAGAATAAATTCAAAGCTGGTCAAGGAGTTGCTGGTACGTTTCATAAAAGACGAGACCGAAAAAGTAGGGTTTAAGAAGTTGGTCGTCGGACTCTCCGGAGGCGTCGATTCCGCACTCTCTGCAGCGCTTGCCTCAGAGGCGATCGGAAAAGAAAATCTGCTCTGCGTAATTCTTCCGCATAAATCTTCATCCAGAGAAAGCGTTGAGGATGCAAAGCTCCTCGCAGATGAATTTTGCCTGCGGACGGAAATTGTTGACATCACATCTTCCGCCGATGCTTTGATCAGACGCGAACCCGGGATGGCTAATGTTCGTCTCGGAAATATTCTTGCGCGAATCCGGATGATCGTTCTGTACGACATTTCTGCGCGCGATAATGCGCTGGTACTCGGCACCAGCAACAAAACGGAATTGCTTCTAGGCTACGGCACGCTCTTCGGCGACATGGCACACGCCATAAATCCCATAGGTGATTTGTACAAGACACAGGTGTGGCAGCTGGCGAAATATGTCGGCGTGCCGGAGAAGATTGTCAAAAAGAAACCGACGGCAGACCTGTGGGCCGGCCAGACTGATGAAGGAGAATTAGGATACACGTACCAGGATATTGACAAAGTCCTCTATCTTCTTGTGGATCAAAAAATGAGAGCTGACGAGGTGATTGAAGCGGGCCACCCTCCAAAGATGGTGACAGATTTGCAGAAAAGGATAATGCTAAGCCAGTTCAAACGGCGCCCGCCAATTATCGCAAAGGTCGGTCACAGAACCATAAATGTCGATTTCAGATATCTCAGGGACTGGGGAGCGTAG
- a CDS encoding glycosyltransferase family 2 protein, producing the protein MIKRNSSHPLVHIIILNWNGKEDTIACLKSVESVKYPNFSVTLVDNASSDGTVESVRENFPWVKIITNSENLRFAGGNNAGIDYAMKHKADYVLLLNNDTEVDPDFLSELINATETGENIGMAGPKIFYYGKDDSRRATRKMIWFAGGRIEFWKGWVSHIGIREIDIGQYDATKYVDYLTGCCVLVKREVIEEIGRLDETFFIYGEDVDWCLRASRAGYRLAYIPTSMIWHKVSASSGGNLSWFKNWNKLKSQLRLMARYAKWYHWLTIPFLMTIYITKNILIAAERGGSFRKLFNNQETSEAQ; encoded by the coding sequence ATAATCAAGCGTAACTCGTCCCATCCGCTGGTCCACATCATAATTTTAAACTGGAACGGCAAAGAAGACACCATCGCATGTCTTAAATCCGTGGAGTCGGTAAAGTATCCGAACTTTTCTGTGACTCTGGTGGACAATGCGTCCTCCGACGGGACCGTAGAATCTGTCAGGGAAAATTTCCCATGGGTCAAGATCATAACAAACTCTGAGAATCTCCGATTTGCCGGAGGCAATAATGCGGGCATAGATTACGCCATGAAGCATAAAGCGGATTACGTCCTCCTATTGAACAACGATACCGAAGTGGATCCTGATTTTTTATCGGAGCTCATTAATGCGACTGAGACCGGCGAAAATATAGGCATGGCCGGACCAAAAATATTTTACTATGGCAAAGACGACTCCCGCCGGGCTACTCGAAAAATGATTTGGTTCGCCGGGGGAAGGATCGAATTTTGGAAGGGGTGGGTTTCACATATCGGAATCAGGGAGATCGACATCGGGCAGTATGATGCGACAAAGTACGTCGATTATCTTACAGGTTGTTGTGTGCTCGTTAAGCGGGAGGTTATCGAGGAAATCGGGAGACTTGATGAAACCTTTTTCATCTATGGTGAAGACGTCGACTGGTGTCTGAGGGCATCGAGAGCGGGATACAGACTGGCTTACATTCCAACTTCGATGATCTGGCACAAAGTCTCCGCAAGTTCCGGCGGCAACCTGTCATGGTTCAAGAATTGGAACAAGCTAAAGAGTCAACTTAGGCTTATGGCAAGATATGCGAAGTGGTATCATTGGCTGACAATACCGTTCTTAATGACGATATACATAACAAAGAACATCCTGATCGCAGCTGAACGCGGCGGGAGCTTCCGGAAGCTATTCAACAATCAAGAAACTTCAGAGGCACAATAA
- a CDS encoding glycosyltransferase family 2 protein: MINSLFIILVNFGEADQTIDCVKSLRKSSLTDFNVIIIDNGGTSDSRKILQQACHGVVVLSTEQNLGFGGANNMGIDYALQNGADLILLLNNDTIVKEDTIEKLVETAKQEPEAGIIGAKIHYYDKPNTLWYAGGRLDIDRGLGTHIGIGKEDDGLQQHCVETDFVTGCCMLIKREVIEKIGKLDHSYFLYLEDADYSVRAKRAGYSVLYQPAAVLYHRVSSSIRWDSPTYVYFNLRNKILFLRKNGNPRKWLFNLQYFIYFYGRQFVRLILKHKNYRAARAAFLGLRDGLINYTGSNGEGSLYKL; encoded by the coding sequence ATGATTAATTCTCTGTTCATAATTCTCGTAAACTTCGGAGAAGCGGATCAGACTATTGATTGTGTGAAATCCCTGCGCAAAAGCTCGCTCACGGATTTCAATGTAATAATAATAGACAATGGGGGCACATCAGACTCTCGAAAAATCCTTCAGCAGGCGTGCCATGGCGTGGTTGTGTTATCCACGGAACAAAATCTTGGATTCGGCGGTGCAAACAACATGGGAATTGATTACGCACTCCAAAATGGGGCAGACCTTATCCTGCTTCTAAACAACGACACAATAGTGAAAGAAGACACGATCGAAAAATTAGTGGAGACCGCTAAACAAGAACCTGAGGCTGGAATCATTGGAGCAAAAATTCATTACTATGACAAACCAAATACATTATGGTACGCGGGCGGCAGGCTGGATATTGACAGGGGGCTAGGAACTCACATCGGAATCGGCAAAGAGGACGATGGATTGCAACAACATTGCGTTGAGACCGACTTTGTTACAGGCTGCTGTATGCTGATCAAACGCGAGGTCATAGAAAAGATCGGCAAGCTAGACCACAGCTACTTTCTTTACCTTGAAGATGCTGATTATTCGGTAAGGGCAAAACGGGCAGGTTACTCTGTTCTTTACCAACCGGCCGCTGTGTTGTATCACAGGGTTTCAAGCTCGATTCGGTGGGACAGTCCAACTTACGTTTATTTCAACCTGAGAAACAAGATCTTGTTTCTTAGAAAGAACGGAAATCCGAGAAAATGGTTGTTCAATCTGCAATATTTCATTTATTTCTACGGCAGACAATTTGTCAGACTAATTCTCAAACATAAAAACTACAGGGCAGCACGCGCTGCATTTCTCGGGCTAAGAGACGGGCTAATTAATTATACCGGAAGTAATGGCGAAGGGAGTCTTTACAAACTCTAG
- a CDS encoding glycosyltransferase family 4 protein — protein MRPRLAIIRGHFYSREEALLFKPLEDEFDITLFISPGSHQDTNVGLPIVELPCLDSRLNSLSFGAYGKIYGLINNLTGVDSEFVFGLGDKLRGFDVAYTNDYNYLLTYQVARLKRHLDFKLATVHWQNIPFALDRKPIAKFFKYRVYDQVDGFFAMSERAKAALLLEGIDESKIFVTRNGTDTEKFKPNESSRLRWRERYGIKPDDMVILFVGRVRASKGAFELIYAAKRLLNDPMIDRTKLKIVIAGKGPAEQEVDKRIQMLGLDRNVIRTGFIPRSEIDLVHNMADIFCLPSTPRKYWQEQLGAVFLEAMACGKPIVSTLSGSIPEVVGDAGILVQPNDHVALYEGLKSIILDRKLRMSLGLKARDRAERLFSPAAISENLRRGLLGCLGRRKN, from the coding sequence ATGAGACCGAGACTTGCAATAATAAGAGGGCACTTTTATTCCAGGGAAGAGGCACTTTTGTTCAAACCGCTGGAAGACGAATTTGACATTACACTGTTCATAAGCCCGGGTAGCCATCAGGATACAAACGTCGGTCTTCCAATAGTGGAACTTCCTTGCCTTGACAGCAGATTGAACTCCTTATCTTTCGGCGCATACGGAAAAATTTACGGCCTCATAAACAACCTTACCGGTGTCGATTCAGAATTCGTATTTGGTCTTGGAGATAAACTTCGCGGATTTGACGTAGCCTATACTAATGATTACAACTATTTGCTGACTTATCAGGTCGCACGTTTGAAGAGGCATCTTGATTTCAAACTCGCAACAGTCCATTGGCAGAATATTCCGTTCGCACTTGACAGGAAACCGATTGCAAAATTCTTCAAATATCGGGTTTATGATCAGGTCGATGGATTCTTTGCAATGAGCGAGCGAGCGAAAGCTGCGTTACTGTTGGAGGGAATTGACGAATCAAAAATATTCGTCACGAGAAACGGAACCGACACGGAAAAGTTCAAACCGAACGAGAGCAGCAGGCTGCGATGGCGTGAGCGGTATGGAATCAAGCCGGACGACATGGTTATACTCTTCGTTGGCAGAGTGCGGGCATCAAAGGGAGCCTTCGAGCTGATTTACGCCGCAAAGAGACTTTTAAATGATCCGATGATAGATCGAACGAAGTTGAAAATTGTCATAGCTGGAAAAGGTCCCGCAGAACAAGAGGTCGACAAACGGATTCAAATGCTCGGTCTCGATAGGAACGTCATAAGAACTGGCTTTATTCCGCGCTCGGAAATAGATCTCGTCCACAACATGGCGGACATATTCTGTTTACCAAGCACACCCCGCAAATATTGGCAGGAACAACTCGGGGCAGTCTTTCTCGAGGCAATGGCATGCGGCAAACCCATAGTGTCCACTCTCTCAGGTTCGATTCCTGAAGTTGTAGGAGACGCAGGCATTCTTGTTCAGCCAAATGATCATGTGGCATTATACGAAGGCCTAAAATCGATAATACTGGACAGGAAATTACGTATGTCGCTTGGATTGAAAGCACGTGATCGAGCAGAGCGCCTTTTTAGTCCTGCCGCGATCAGTGAGAACTTGCGGAGAGGCCTGCTGGGATGCCTCGGGAGACGAAAAAACTAA
- a CDS encoding CDP-alcohol phosphatidyltransferase family protein yields the protein MKSLIPARVESSFKQLLEPLAKWLGDKNTNPNWLTTLGFILSIFAAFEIANGRLVTGGVLVLLDGLFDIIDGAVARKTGRVTRFGAVYDSTIDRYSEVAVFFGLGFFLIGHHFYFTSVAAVFAIGGSIMVSYIRARAETLGFKANVGLARRQERVVILGFGLLLNIFDDWFDKIFSPLIADLFGSSFVHPPFAVAAATVLLAVLTNVTAIERLYYVYKQFKEENR from the coding sequence TTGAAAAGCCTCATACCGGCAAGAGTCGAAAGCTCATTCAAACAACTCCTTGAACCGCTTGCGAAATGGCTCGGTGATAAAAACACAAACCCGAACTGGCTTACTACGCTCGGTTTTATCCTCAGCATTTTTGCCGCTTTCGAGATTGCAAACGGAAGACTGGTCACCGGCGGTGTGCTGGTTTTACTCGATGGCCTGTTCGACATCATAGATGGAGCGGTGGCGCGAAAAACCGGACGCGTCACGAGATTCGGGGCTGTTTATGATTCGACTATCGACAGGTATTCCGAAGTCGCGGTATTTTTTGGACTCGGCTTCTTTTTGATCGGACATCATTTTTATTTTACGTCAGTTGCTGCCGTGTTCGCTATCGGCGGCTCCATCATGGTAAGTTATATTCGGGCCCGGGCCGAGACCCTCGGTTTCAAGGCAAACGTCGGACTGGCGCGTCGCCAGGAACGAGTCGTCATTTTGGGATTCGGCCTTCTCCTCAATATTTTTGACGACTGGTTTGATAAAATCTTTTCTCCTCTAATTGCCGATCTTTTTGGAAGCAGTTTTGTTCACCCGCCCTTTGCGGTTGCGGCGGCAACCGTTCTGCTGGCAGTTCTGACGAACGTCACCGCAATCGAAAGACTATATTATGTCTACAAGCAATTCAAAGAAGAAAATCGTTAA